In the genome of Stomoxys calcitrans chromosome 4, idStoCalc2.1, whole genome shotgun sequence, the window GACCCCGGGGCGAAAGATGATGGGATGGGACCTCCCCTGATAAGGCGACGAAATCTAGCCGGTGCCCAAATCATTTTTGGCCGCAAATAGGGGCCTCGTAACAATCTTCGAtgattcagctcgtctcgaaagagaaacaaacaaaaattagtaTTGTTCATGAGAAATATGATCGACTAATGCAAAAAATAATGTCCTGGCAGTCCGGCAACAAGAATAATGTGAACAAACCCAAAATGAGGATAAAAGCTATACCATTTCAAAAATGAAACGTTGAAACATTGAGCTCTAGTATGTACCAAAATCGATATTGGCCATCCATTCGACAAAACCCTTAAAATTGAAAGTAAATCCTAACAAATTTAGTAGGAAAAGCCCAAAACGGCAACGCtgctaattaaattaaaatttagtcttgatttcttgaacctctagtgggcccaattcttatccgagttggctgtaactttgcacgtggtgttttgctattacTTCCATCAataattctaagccgatcccccaaatatacttcttgagcttctagagtagCTCGagtcgcctgaaattttgaatgtggtatttttctaggacttctaacagccataacaagtacggttcatatcggtcaataaacttgacaaatgcgatccatggtggagggtatataagattcggccgggccgaacttagcacacttttacttgttttttttttttttttttttttttttttttttttttttttttttttttttttttttttttttgtaatgaaaGTGAAATTGCCCCAGTCAACCAACTAACCTCTTCACTAAGACAGTTTCTGCATGAGTAGGGCATAGTCACGTACTTGGCCATATGGGAACACATTATTCATCCAACAAGTACAAATTATCTGCATATATTATtggatttattattttatagatCATGTTGCAAGTTATGTTCCCTCTTTTTTGCcaatataataatatttttttttaatggtggggcacaaagtgttttgtagAAAACTGGGATTCCACACGGTTTGGTTTTGGACTTCGACGcataaaaatcgaataaaaaaatttgaataataatTACGGGAAATCAAGGTTAGCGTTTGGATAttattttctttagagaaaataaatttagcCACTCGAGTTCAAAGCGATTTTTGATATAAGTTATTGATGTTTGAAATCAAAGATGCCACCGGGTGGGTTTTTGACTTGCGAAGTTTAAGCCACGTTTCAGACAAAGCCATAATATGAACATTAGAGTTGCAAATacaacggcatgccgcagtgcgacacctctttgtggagaagtttttacatggctactataccaaatggtacagtacctcacaaatgtcgccagcattaggaggggataagcactgaaaattttttcagatattctcacctggattcgaacccaggcgttcagcgtctgaCAATTAGCGTGAGCTATTTTCAAATTAGAAatgctttccaaaaaaaaattggttcctAATTCAATTCACCATCAATGGAAGGTCCAATATTTCTTTTACGGGACATCATAAAGGCAGTTTAATATGTGAGACGCAATCCcgaggcagccggttgtacgtaccggattgacccgaagaagtccttcatcggcaagggttgccgcctcaatgtacaaaacactgctacaacaacaactatgtgaGAATCAAGCCATATTAACTAACaacaaaacagaacaaaacACTAGAAGGCATAATTCTTCTCTTGTTACTATGGTgtcgcaatggacgaaaatatGTCTGATTGTAGACAGCCACTAAAACCTAGCCAACCTATCGACCATAACATAGATGGACGATGTGTAGTTCTAACAGAATGGTGCCACTTGCATTAAGTTCATTCCCTAAAAAGTTCCTAGGTTTCTATAAATTGCCGTTGTGCATTATGGTTGGTGAAAGTACGTATGTTTAGTTAGAAACTTAGCTCTAAAAATAACTTTCTCTTGAAAGCAGATAAAGCCAACTAATACCTTTCACTTCGATTCCTTATTTAACATAAGAGAAAGTTAACAAAAggataaaatatattttgtacaaataaaaaaagCTAATTATAAATTAAGCTTGACTTCTAGCTGCTTTGCGTTCATAATACCGTTGGACGGCTGCATCGAATGCCTCGCCCACTGTACGTTTCTTCCAAATATCCTtaggttttgtttttggcatttGAGATTGTTCGCATTCTTCAATATTCACAGACGGTATGGGCAATTGTTTGTCATCAGCTGTTGGTTTTACAAGGCTAGATACTTCGTCGGACTTTTCTTTGGTTAAAGATTTAAAATTAAGCGCGCTTTTGTTGGCATCCGGCATATTTGTTTTGTCTATTTCTTGTTTAATATCCATGGTTgctttaattttcttatttggCTTTGGGTTTCTTGCAGTCTTCTTGTCATTGCCCTCAGAATCCGAATTGGATGAGTCTGAAGATGAATCGTCTATGCTGAAATCAGAATCCGCATCTATGTTGTTtgttaaatgttgttttttatcACCAGTGTCAGGAATGCTTATATCTTTCTGTGTATTTACTTCTTCATCGGAAGAGCGCCGTTTTCTGTATGCTCGTTGTTGTGCGGGTTTTCCAGAtttgatgggtttatatgaaatAGATTCTTCGTTATCAATCTTGTCAGATGAATTTGCCTCGGGAAGTAATTCTGGTTTCTTGACCTCCTTAGCTGAGCCAAGTTTTTGTTCATACAAATGACGATAAAAACCATCCAAGTCCTTTTGTTTTCTTACATCACCGATGGCCTCCAGATAATCATCTCGTTTGTTTTGTTCTTCCAGTTTACgcatttcttccaattttttaCGATAAGAAGAGGTAACAAAAGCCTCCTTATCCTTGAACTGTTCACCCTCAGCTTCCCGTTCCTTCTGTACCTGTCTTTCAACACGTAACTCATTTTCAAGCTTTCGCCTTTCAGCAGTTTCCAGAAGCTTAGTAATGTACTTAGCCTTCTTAGGTTCATTGCTTTTGACCTTTTTCTCTTCTTCTCTTTGGTTTTCCATATCATCGTACAACTCATCATATTGGAAAATTGTTGGATCTTCAGCCAGGGCTTTTTCTTGTAAATTTTTGGCTCGTCGTCTTTCCATTATACTTGGTCCAAGGGTAGCTTTCTTCATTTTCATTTGTAGAGGTCTACCTTCCGAGTCACTACCACTGCTCTCATCGAAAATTGATGGTCTGGAGACTTCACGCTGCACCGGAGGTGGAGCCGATTTCTGTTGTCCAGGAATAATAAGTCCATATCTGGAAAAAAAGGTTTGGGCGTTTGTataatgaaaaatatatttaaactaTACAACATAAGATAAGCATAAACcacataatataaaataaatataaaactatataacatataataaaataaacattaacTCATTTTTTTCTCACTGTTTGGACATGTTGAAATACAGGGGTTACCAGGCGTTGTAAATAGCGTTGTACTAGTTAGGTATTAAACAGATGTGCAAGGTATATAAATGGAAGGTAGGTTAAGTTGCCAACAACAGCCATGATACAATAAAGAGGTTTTGTAATTACAAGATAAATTGTAAttgtaacaaaaataaaacagccATGATACAATCAAGAGGTATTGTAATTGCAAGACAACCAGTTGACCGACAGCAAAAAATCGAGTGCACTATGTGTCAacatcagtgattagtgcaactctgattttgagtatgttactagttcgcgccattttatTTACTTATGTTTCCTGTTTCTCAACTACAAAGGCTGATAGTgggttttttttgagaaaattttccctaaatcgttctttcggtagtttgacaaggttaccacattggtttttttagctttctttggccaaaacgttgccatttataaaaaataatatggcaccaaccaatttatcagctgctaaCGTACATGtttacacacaaatgtgagtgtcTCGACCGTATCCAATTTCATATAAGTTattgcaatttcaaccaaaacccgcCCTTCGAAATGAATAAATATTGAAACACAAAACTATCTAAAAagaaactatatatatatttatattcacACTGACCGTTATAATTTGCCCTTCAGGGGGGACTGAGATACCCATCAGTGCCCTGGACGGCCCGCCCTAACCATGGTATCCATTGTCTTACCGTTGTTGTTTACCCCAGTATCGTCATCCTTGTCCTCTCTTTACAGCATTGTGCACTTCTCTTCCTTACTTTAATAATTATTCCTACATGATGAGATGACATCTAGGGGAAGATGAATTTCATGTCAAAACGTTATAAACGGTGAGTATTTTATAAGAATAGTGCAAAATTCCTAGTAACAATTCAATGGCAAGtaaaaatcaagaaaataatgatccaaaataaaaaacaaagcagttcatgaaattttttttcacatacaacaaaaacaaataatatttgagAATCCAAAAGTAATGAATTATTCTCCCTCTTTTGCAAGCTGGGCAATCTCCGGTGTCTGGGCCTTCTTGTGGGATATAGGTCTTTTACTGGTGTTGGTGCGTTGAGGCCAacgctctctccctctcttgtctgcccgtccgtctattgGTGGTAAGTATATGTTTCTGATATGTATCGTATTTTCCgtaaataaaagaattttttatgagtgtattttcttcttttcctAGAGGCCTAAATTCGCAAAGCAAACGACAAATGGTGCAATGGCTCCTTTCTACCTAAGAGTTTATTTAGTTTATACCCCTGGCCCTAGGCTGAGCTTACCTTAATAGCTGAGGACAGCGCCCTTTCAATCCCGAGCTGATATTGGCCTGCCTAGCCTCTTTGTTAATAAATGTTACCTTATTTTAGTTGTTGGAAAGAAACCTGTCTGAaggttctgtccgtccgtaggaGTCTTCGAATGCGTCCCGTAAATGTATATAAGAAGAAAGGGGCTACCTAGAGCAACGGCGTCTGATGACCAGGGCTTTTGATGCTCGAAAATCCAGCAATGGACAAAAGCGTCTCCTTTGGTGTTTATTACTGGATTTTTGTCGCTACTTAGGGCTTAAttcctttttattatttttgcttacttttttattttattttcaattttttctcttttgttaatgtttttctttcttttcatgTCTTGCCAATAACTTTTCTATTTCAGTTTctcaatttgtttatttattattttattttttttcaggcCTTTTACAttgctaattttttaatttttccgacCTTTTAAACTTTTATTACTTTaccttttaaaaaaagtttttttggtcttttttagcctttttatgtttttcatttcttttaactttttaaattatttcttgCTTCCCTTTTTACAATTTAGTTTAAGTCTTtctcaaggcggatttaaaaaattggtctcacgcgaacagctgtgcACAGCAggtcaggtttgacggtattaagttgatagatttttgtttgaattctcttttgttatcttcttttcCGCATATTTTCTGcttatgtacgcacacgtatacacacttACATTGTTCGTTTAAAATAAgcacaaaattcaataaaaattttaaaatttttggttcttttttttctttcgttgtCGTTGCTAAACTTCGCCTCCACCTCCTTGTGTTGCCGATTTCCAATCCAAAAAGAAAAATCCTCCATCCGACTTGGCTTAGATTCGCCTCTATCATCAAATTTGACATCCAGCGAGCACTATAGCTAGCACATATGGTGGTGGCCATAGTTGTCAGCTGGCTGTTTCTTTCGTTAGCATGAGGCGAATTCCAGCCATCAGATGGCGCTAGAAGTCTCCTAATCGGCAATAGATGGCGCTGGGTATGTACATGAGGATGCGCACTACAATATGCCACAATTTCTGAATTTATTTTCACGATTACACCGATTAAGATTCGCATTctatttatgaaaaaatatgTTTCGTCTTTCATTGTTTCTTTCATATGAAAATATGTTGGCAGTTTTTTGAATATCCATAAAACAGAAATCAAATATGCtgtgaaaactaaaaaaaataattttttgttttcataaaaaacatCATTATTATAAAACAATGGTTACACATgtagcaaatctagatttgcgacgagatttcggaaatctctTGTTCTCCAACGAGGAAAACCAACTAACTTACTGACCACAATATATATGCcgaacacaataaaaatgcagATCAAAATAAAAACGCTGTCAAAAACATTCCTATTGACAAATACAAAACAATAGAATCCTAGTGTAAACGGGTTATGGAGATTATTTCAAATCAAATGGATTTGGGTCTAGTTTAAACGTAGTTTAAATCCTAGTTAAAAGAAATCGTTATATATTTTAGCTATTTATCCGAAATGCTTTGAGGAAAAACAAgataaacttattttaaaggCACTGGaattaatgatttttatttatcGTCGTTAAAGGTGGTACTGTATtcgcttttagcgaaatttttccatgattacttttttagataatagattttgaagcaaaacatCTTGCTGGTTTCATTCAGTAGAACATTCCCTCATTAAGTatgagcaaattttcataaaagttttatgttatcattgagatttttgttgtGTTTCAAAAGAGCAACCatgaaaaacatgtgttttcaccGGTGGAAAGCGAACATAGTACTAGCCATTAAAGGAAACACCAAATAATTTTCCGTCGTTTAGTTGACTATTTTTTATTCGTTagcgaaaacagctgatttaaaTGATGTTGATTTTCGTTAAAAGTGCCTACTGAATACAAAATTCGTTAACTTTTCTATTGTTGCTTTTAAAtaaacgattttcgttaaaaCATTTTATAGAATTCCCCTATTGGACACTACCTTTTAAATACATACACTGGACAGCCTTGAGCATATTTGATCCATTATCGACTATCTTGTCTTAGTGTATACTGGCCCTAGTGCAGCTGTTAAGTGGTATATTTTGCAGCGCTGTAAAAAATGGCGCTTCATAGAAGAAGAAGACGTGCTTTATTTTCCAGACGGCTGCCACAACCTGCTGCGTTCGTTTGAGAAAGAAAAACTGAAAACCTTTGAAAAGCCGGAAAACTCTTCAAACTAATCACGATTTAAATCCTTCGACAAATAGCAATGAGATTCCAGTAAAAATTGATTGGAAAATTTGGGATTTTCGCGTGAAAATTCATTCCAAAGTTCTTTGTTTCGTGGGGTTTGTGAAATTCATTTCATCTCACGACGCAACGACAACGAAAAACGAACAAGCACGAAGAACTAAGCAGAAACGCATATAGAGAAGTGCCAGCGGAGTCTCAAACTTTTGGTTGGCTGCAGCTGGCAGTAAGGGAAAGTTTTACTGGGGAACAGACCTCGACTCTGGAAAGCCCCAAATTTTGTGACGAACAATTTAGCACTTTTCGGTGTATCATACTAAGTAGACAAGCCATTCAACATGGCTACAAACGATTCAAAGGCCCCACTGCGGCAAGTAAAGCGTGTGCAGTTTGGTATCCTTTCCCCAGATGAAATtgtaagtgttttgtttttgtgtgtagGGTTTGGTCGGGATTCCACTTATTGTCGTATTATTCTTTACAGCGACGTATGTCCGTCACCGAGGGTGGTGTCCAATTTGCCGAAACTATGGAAGGCGGCCGTCCTAAATTGGGTGGGTTGATGGACCCTCGTCAGGGTGTTATCGATCGAACATCAAGATGTCAAACCTGTGCTGGTAACATGACGGAGTGCCCTGGACATTTCGGCCATATTGATTTAGCCAAACCTGTTTTTCACATTGGTTTCATAACCAAAACAATCAAAATTTTACGTTGCGTTTGTTTTTATTGCTCCAAAATGTTGGTATCGCCGTCAAATCCAAAAATCAAAGAAGTGGTTTTAAAAACAAAAGGTCAGCCACGCAAACGTTTGGCCTATGTTTATGATTTGTGTAAAGGTAAAAAGATTTGCGAGGGTGGCGAAGATATGGATATGACAAAAGATGGACAGCCGGCTGATCCTAATAAAAAACCTGGACATGGTGGTTGCGGTCATTATCAACCATCTCTTCGTAGAACGGGACTGGATTTAACGGCAGAATGGAAACATGTTAATGAAGATTCACAGGTaagaaatagaaaacaaatatacCTAAACTAGTATTTTACATTTGGAGAGGCGCAGTCTGTCAATAGATTCATTTGCTTTTTTATAATTGCTAAAGGGTTGGTATTTGCAAAGCTACATCTGCTCAATTTGaatatattgatttttttcgacCACTTTACGTTTGTAAGATGGAAAGATACCTAtaagttgttgttgatgttgtagccacattttcaagcTTGTTCCGATCCAATGGACCGACCGCAGTAAGAAAAAAGCGAGCATCATAGGtcgatgccgctgattgtccacgactgccgttgcagctactccgtatggagcattccactgtcCGCGACCTGTGGAAGCGCCCTGTAActagcagctaagcttctcgtgacagcaatgaacttCGCACAGgtcggagctcaatgttccagcctgtgtggggcTCCcaaagctatcccgtgccgggtacCTATACGTCccaacaaaatattgttaaggctaggctaggttaggttgaaaagtggaggtacatattaatccacccatgccactatgaacattcactgcttgttgtgcgctctaataaCAAAATATGGTTTAGTAGCTCTTAGgaatgtaaaaaattaaaaactacaaCGTTCAGGGATGCAGTTGTTTAAGGGTTTTGCAGCCTTGGCCAAACTCACTTAAATGTTCGCCCAACAAAAAACTGGCATTTATTTCCCTGCAAAGTAATGCTTGTTGATATTTTTGGGCACAATTTTGAAAACTATTCTAAGAAAAAATGATTTGATGCGAAAATTGCAATGACTAAATTGCATTACCTGTAAACCCCAGTTTATTGCCTTATtgcatatcagtttatatgggagatttaCCAGTTGCATCGCCAAGTAGGTTGTCGTTTCACCATTGGTTGTGTTTAAAACGAATTATATCTGAGCTGTTCATTACCCATATTTCACCAACATCGACTCATAGTTACCTATATGTTGACACTGatcattaaaaacttttttaatgacTTAACcttttgttttccctttataaaatcagctgtagTGATcaataaatccggatttaatgagcagtgtaatcGTGCTATTAAAATTAAGAGGATAAGAGCAATTGTTTTAAAAGGGTTTTATTTCAGCCTTGAAATTTACTATGTATTTATATTAAGCCAGAAAAAAACCCTTAAAAGTACGTTTTTTGTATACTTTATTTTGGTCGCTCATTGTAAGAGCTGGCAGATTTTTACTAACGAGGCTGATGAATACGATTGTAAACCTATCTgtccaaattttgccaagaagACTGCGTATAAACTTGTGATTAATTTTAGAAATAACTTCAGCTTTAACTTTTAAGTGGTGAGGTAAAATTTTGGCGTACTTTGTGACGGTAGTAAATTTAAAGGCTTTTTTACAAAtgaaaaattgtaagaaaaaaaataaaattttttaatataatggTATTTGTTGATCGGATTAATTATATAgaattaaaatacaaataaatttggaaactcatatttttttttttttttcaaaaaaagacaCTTTTTTCAACAAGCCGTATTTTAATACtgaaaaaaacaaacttttaaaggaacaaaacaaaatttaatgtatGTAATTCAGATCAAACATTACATTTTAGTAAGGTCCGctttctatatatatgtttgaaaaattaataagtgGAGTTCATGTTCTGCCTTTAAAAACACAGGTCATCGAaatcttgttaaaattttgcgaTTGTGCACCATTTTTAACCAATTTGTGCGAAttatcgtccaaatcggtccataacgcgATAAGAAGTTTGGCATTACAGACATATTCCGTTATTATCAAAATAAGGACCACAAACACAAGTCTGCAATAGTTCAGTTCTGCTTGATATGAAACTGTCCTTATTTAACGACACCACCAATGCAGCATTCAGATTCAAATATAATTGAGTATCTGTGGGGCTTGACACAAACTTCCGCAATTAAAGCAAGCAAAGAAAGTTTGAAAAAGCCCCTTTTGGAGGATTGGCAGAAAATGGCGTATAAAACTACTTGCAAGCATTAAAACTTAGCATGCTTAGTGCTATTCAACATTACCTCCAAAGATGTTAGAATGGAACAAATATTGTCACTTTGGAAGtacataaaaggcaaattttttaaaataacctccaatttattttttattgttactacTGGGATATGTCCGTGTCAGGGCAAACCAAACAGCAGAATTGAGTATTTGATCAGCGATCTTGTTGAGAGGCCTGATATAGTCGAGGGTAGTTTTTATTTCGATGATAAATTCTCCCATTAAATACCCTTAGTTCAGCGGTAGTTGGTTCTCTGTTTTTTCCATCAGGATCTTCCCAAACGACGTTTGCATAACTTCCTTCGAGCTAACACCTCTTTGCATGACCAGTCAGAAAATATTACTTTGCTCCCAGGTTCTTGATGAGATCAGCGGGACTTGTCTCTTAAAATTGAAGCGGCtgcatggccccaaaataatcTGGTTTTCCTTTTGAGGTTAATTTCGATGAGGAGGGTGATCATTAGCTTTCACTCGTTGATTTCTATCTCATGAATGAGTAAAAAAAGTAGCGCATCTCATAAGGTTACATTGACTATTGTCTATTTagagagaaaaataattttacaataattgaaatgaataCCTACCATACTGCCAACTAATTTATTTACGGGAAAGTCGAAATATCGACCAAGTTTAATCATTCATGATTTtaatttagaataagaaaatacAGATTCAATATCAAAATTAATTTCGTATGAGTTTTGTAGGTTTAATTTGAGGCGGATTAGGAATCAATCTTTGCAACTACACACAGTCTAATCCTTATGATTTTATATGTCTTACGTTTTATATACAATTAATAACTTTACCGTCTTTCTTTGTAGGAGAAAAAGATTCAAGTTACCGCTGAACGAGTATGGGAAATTCTAAAACACATTACAGATgaagagtgttttgttatgggtaTGGATCCAAAGTATGCACGCCCTGATTGGATGATTGTTACCGTTTTACCCGTTCCACCTCTGGCCGTCAGACCTGCTGTCGTCATGTTTGGTGCAGCCAAGAATCAGGACGATTTAACTCACAAACTTTCGGATATCATAAAGGCCAATAATGAATTGCGTAAAAATGAGGCATGTGGTGCGGCTGCCCATGTGATTctggaaaatataaaaatgttgcaGTTTCACGTTGCCACACTGGTCGATAACGATATGCCTGGTATGCCTAGGGCTATGCAAAAGTCGGGCAAACCACTAAAAGCTATCAAATCCCGCTTGAAGGGTAAAGAAGGACGTATTCGTGGTAATTTGATGGGAAAGCGTGTTGATTTCTCAGCACGTACTGTCATTACTCCCGATCCAAATTTGCGTATTGATCAGGTCGGTGTACCGCGCTccattgcacaaaatttaacTTTCCCGGAATTAGTAACACCGTTTAATATAGATCGTATGCAAGAGCTGGTACGTCGTGGCAACTCTCAATATCCAGGAGCTAAATATATTGTGCGTGACAATGGCGAACGTATTGATCTGCGTTTCCATCCAAAACCATCCGATTTGCATTTACAATGTGGCTATAAAGTGGAACGGCATCTGCGTGACGATGATTTGGTTATTTTCAATCGCCAGCCCACTCTACACAAAATGAGTATGATGGGTCATCGAGTTAAAGTTTTGCCATGGTCAACGTTTCGTATGAACTTGTCTTGTACTTCCCCATACAATGCTGATTTTGATGGAGACGAAATGAACTTGCATGTACCGCAATCTATGGAAACAAGAGCGGAAGTGGAAAACATTCACGTGACACCGCGACAAATTATTACGCCACAGGTATGTCTGCATTTCTGTTGAATTACTTCTCTCGccctaaaatattttcttttgtttcatgtAGGCTAACAAACCCGTCATGGGTATTGTGCAGGATACCTTGACTGCTGTACGTAAAATGACAAAACGTGATGTCTTCATAACCCGTGAACAAATGATGAATCTGTTGATGTTCTTGCCCACTTGGGATGGCAAAATGCCCCAACCTTGTATTCTAAAGCCTAAACCATTGTGGACgggcaaacaaatttttacacTAATTATTCCCGGCAATGTAAATATGATACGTACTCACTCCACCCATCCCGACGATGAAGATGACGGCCCCT includes:
- the LOC106080856 gene encoding nuclear speckle splicing regulatory protein 1, with translation MSKQYGLIIPGQQKSAPPPVQREVSRPSIFDESSGSDSEGRPLQMKMKKATLGPSIMERRRAKNLQEKALAEDPTIFQYDELYDDMENQREEEKKVKSNEPKKAKYITKLLETAERRKLENELRVERQVQKEREAEGEQFKDKEAFVTSSYRKKLEEMRKLEEQNKRDDYLEAIGDVRKQKDLDGFYRHLYEQKLGSAKEVKKPELLPEANSSDKIDNEESISYKPIKSGKPAQQRAYRKRRSSDEEVNTQKDISIPDTGDKKQHLTNNIDADSDFSIDDSSSDSSNSDSEGNDKKTARNPKPNKKIKATMDIKQEIDKTNMPDANKSALNFKSLTKEKSDEVSSLVKPTADDKQLPIPSVNIEECEQSQMPKTKPKDIWKKRTVGEAFDAAVQRYYERKAARSQA